The DNA region CCCGTGTGCGCACTGCGCAACTGCAGTGCCGCAAAGGGATTGCCGTCTGATCAGACCTGCCCTACACGAATTCCCGAACCGTCTCGCGGTATAACGCATCGCCCCATGCCTGATTCTTTTGGCGCGGGGCGTTTTTTTGTCTGTGGATTTCGCCGGAAAGGTTTCACTCTCGGACGTGATGGCACTGAACCCTGACGAACGGCAAAGGTCGATTAGCTGTAGGCTCGCACGAGCCAACTTTAATCAGGAGCTGACCCCATGGACTTTGTTCGCATCATCATCGCCATTCTGTTGCCACCACTGGGCGTGTTTCTGCAAGTCGGTTTCGCTGGGGCGTTCTGGCTGAATATTCTGCTGACGCTGTGCGGTTACATCCCCGGGATCGTGCATGCGGTGTACATCATCGCCAAGCGTTGAGTTTTGTGGCGTCTGGTAGATCGCTTTCGCGAGCAAGTCGAATCGTCGCACCGCCGCTCCCACATTTGATCTTTGTCGTACACAAATGCTGTGTTCAGTGAAGATCTAATGTGGGAGCGGCGGTGCGACGATTCGACTTGCTCGCGAAAGGGGCGCCGCAATTTTTTGCACTAAGCGCCGACTTCAGCCCGCCAATTCCATCACCCGCCGATAAAACAACCACTCCTGCTCCAGCGCATGGGCCTGATTGCCGGCCTTGCGAAAGCCATGGCGTTCGTCAGCGTAGTAATGCGCTTCAACCAGAATGCCGTTGTCCTGCAACGCCGTGACCATGTCGCGGGTCTGTTGCGGTACCACCACTGCGTCAAGTTCACCCTGAAAGAAAATCACCGGAACACCGATGTTGCCCGCATGCAGCAACGGCGTTCGAGCGGCGTAGCGTTCAGCATCCTGCACCGGGTCGCCGATCAGCCAATCCAGATAATCGCCTTCGAACTTGTGAGTCGTCCGGCCCAGCGCCACAGGATCACTGACGCCATACAGGCTGGCGCCGGCGCGAAAGACGTTGTGGAAGGCCAATGCGCAAAGTGTGGTGTAACCACCGGCGCTGCCACCGCGAATAAATGCCTTGTCGCCGTCGATCAATCCGCGTTCGGCAAGATGAGCGACGACTGCGCAAGCGTCTTCCACATCTACTTCACCCCAGCTCAAATGCAGCGCTTGTCGATAAGCCCGGCCATAGCCACTGCTGCCGCGGTAGTTGAGGTCGGCCACGGCAAATCCACGTTGCGCCCAGTACTGGATACGCGGATCGAGCATGGGGTAGCAGGCCGAAGTCGGACCGCCGTGGATGAACACCACCAGAGGCGGTTTCGCATCACCGGTCATCGCTGGATAGAAGAAGCCGTGTGCCTCGCCCGAACCGCTCGGGTAGCGCAGGGTTTGCGGGACGCTGATCTGCTCGGCAGGCAACGGTGCAATACCGCCAGCCAGTGTTTTGACCTGCCGGGTCTGGCGGTCGATGGCAATGACTGACGACGAACTGACTGGCGAAGCGGCGATGCAGTAAATGAACTGCTCATCCAGTGCGAGATGGCGGAAGCGGCTGTAATCGCCCGTGAAATCTTCACCGGCGTCACCACAAAGCCCCAGTTTGCCAAACCCGTCTTCGGTCCAGCTCGCCAGATAGCGGCCTTCGCTCAGCGGCAACCAGGTGCTGCCACCCAGCTGCCACGGCGCTGGCCCATGATCAGATGCGGCACTCGGCAGCGGGCTCAGACCGTCTGCCGATTCCACCCAAGGCTGCCAGTAGCCACCGCGATCTGTCAGGCAAAACAGACGGCCGCTTGTATCGAACCTCGGTTGTTGCAGCGATTCCTCAGCGTCTTCGCCCGCCACGCAATGCGGCGGAGCAAAACGGCCATCGCTCTGGCGTTCGGCAACCATCAGGCGAGTCGAGGTCCATGGCTGATCCGGGCGACTCCACTCGATCCACGCCAGTCGTTGCGCGTCGGGACTCAACGTCGGTGCGGCATAGAAGTCGGCGCCTTCGGCCAGCAGATGACGTACCCCGTCAGCCACATCGATAGCCACCAGGCGGTGTCGGTCGCGGTTCTCTTCAACCGCCAATACCTGCCCGTTAGCGAACTGCAGATCGCCGTATCGGCATTCGCCTGAGCTCAGTAACTCGGGTGTCTCGCCGGCCAGCGACTGCCGATACAGCTGTTGGTCCGCCTCGTTGACGAACACTATCCCGTCATCGGTCAGACAGAACGCGCCGCCGCCATATTCGTACACCCGACTGCGCACACTGAAGCCCGCAGGTGTCAGGCAATGCGCCTGGCCGCCTCGCCAATGCCAGATTCGGCAGGCGGCATCCTCGGGGCGGTACTCGTTCCAGAACAAGCCATGTGGGCCGACCTGCAACTCGGCGAAGTCGATGCCGGCCGCAACAGCCTTGGCAGCGCTGAAGGGTTCAGCTTTTAGCGATGAGTCGTGAGTTTCGTTCATTGCGAAAGGCCAGTTGTTCAATGGTCTGGGTCGCGTGCTCGGCTTCTTCGCGAGCCTTGAGGATCACGCCGTGATGTTCCGACTTGCTGCACACCGGGTCGGCGTTGCTCGCGTCCCCCGTGAGCATGAATGCCTGGCAGCGACAGCCGCCGAAGTCTTTTTCTTTCTCGTCGCAGGAACGGCACGGCTCGGGCATCCAGTCGTAACCGCGGAAGCGGTTGAAGCCGAACGAGTCGTACCAGATGTGTTGCATGCTGTGGTCGCGTACGTTGGGAAATTGCACCGGCATCTGTCGGGCACCGTGACAGGGCAGGGCGGTTCCGTCCGGCGTGACCGTCAGAAAGATGCTGCCCCAGCCGTTCATGCAGGCTTTCGGGCGCTCTTCGTAATAGTCAGGGGTGACGAAAATCAGCTTGCACGGATGCCCTTCGGCTTCCAGTTTGGCGCGGTATTCGTTGGTGATGCGTTCGGCGCGGACCAGTTGTTCCTTGGTCGGCAACAGACCGACCCGGTTGAGCTGCGCCCAACCGTAGAACTGGCACGTGGCGAGTTCCACAAAGTCCGCCTCAAGAGCGATGCACAGCTCGATGATCCGGTCGATCTTGTCGATGTTGTGCCGATGGGTCACGAAGTTCAGCACCATCGGATAACCGTGGGCTTTCACTGCGCGGGCCATTTCCAGCTTCTGGGCGAAGGCCTTCTTCGAGCCGGCCAGCAAGTTGTTCACTTGCTCGTCGCTGGCCTGAAAGCTGATCTGAATGTGGTCCAGGCCGGCCTTCTTGAAGTCGCTGATTTTCTGCTCGGTCAGGCCGATGCCGGAGGTGATCAGGTTGGTGTAGAAACCCAGCTTGCGCGCCTCGGCAATCAGCTCGGCGAGGTCCTGGCGCACCAGCGGTTCACCGCCGGAAAAGCCCAACTGCGCCGCACCCATTTCCCGCGCTTCGCGAAAAACCTTGATCCACTGCTCAGTGCTCAGTTCTTTGCCTTGCTCGGCGAAGTCCAGCGGATTGG from Pseudomonas sp. ACM7 includes:
- a CDS encoding YqaE/Pmp3 family membrane protein → MDFVRIIIAILLPPLGVFLQVGFAGAFWLNILLTLCGYIPGIVHAVYIIAKR
- a CDS encoding S9 family peptidase — its product is MNETHDSSLKAEPFSAAKAVAAGIDFAELQVGPHGLFWNEYRPEDAACRIWHWRGGQAHCLTPAGFSVRSRVYEYGGGAFCLTDDGIVFVNEADQQLYRQSLAGETPELLSSGECRYGDLQFANGQVLAVEENRDRHRLVAIDVADGVRHLLAEGADFYAAPTLSPDAQRLAWIEWSRPDQPWTSTRLMVAERQSDGRFAPPHCVAGEDAEESLQQPRFDTSGRLFCLTDRGGYWQPWVESADGLSPLPSAASDHGPAPWQLGGSTWLPLSEGRYLASWTEDGFGKLGLCGDAGEDFTGDYSRFRHLALDEQFIYCIAASPVSSSSVIAIDRQTRQVKTLAGGIAPLPAEQISVPQTLRYPSGSGEAHGFFYPAMTGDAKPPLVVFIHGGPTSACYPMLDPRIQYWAQRGFAVADLNYRGSSGYGRAYRQALHLSWGEVDVEDACAVVAHLAERGLIDGDKAFIRGGSAGGYTTLCALAFHNVFRAGASLYGVSDPVALGRTTHKFEGDYLDWLIGDPVQDAERYAARTPLLHAGNIGVPVIFFQGELDAVVVPQQTRDMVTALQDNGILVEAHYYADERHGFRKAGNQAHALEQEWLFYRRVMELAG
- the pqqE gene encoding pyrroloquinoline quinone biosynthesis protein PqqE, whose amino-acid sequence is MPDCASDKLPPKPEIGLPLWLLAELTYRCPLQCPYCSNPLDFAEQGKELSTEQWIKVFREAREMGAAQLGFSGGEPLVRQDLAELIAEARKLGFYTNLITSGIGLTEQKISDFKKAGLDHIQISFQASDEQVNNLLAGSKKAFAQKLEMARAVKAHGYPMVLNFVTHRHNIDKIDRIIELCIALEADFVELATCQFYGWAQLNRVGLLPTKEQLVRAERITNEYRAKLEAEGHPCKLIFVTPDYYEERPKACMNGWGSIFLTVTPDGTALPCHGARQMPVQFPNVRDHSMQHIWYDSFGFNRFRGYDWMPEPCRSCDEKEKDFGGCRCQAFMLTGDASNADPVCSKSEHHGVILKAREEAEHATQTIEQLAFRNERNSRLIAKS